The following are from one region of the Megachile rotundata isolate GNS110a chromosome 15, iyMegRotu1, whole genome shotgun sequence genome:
- the LOC105662517 gene encoding vacuolar protein sorting-associated protein 26C: MSINIDIKLKRASKIYHEGEIVSGFILLKTNSDVKHDGIFLSMEGSVNLQLSSKNFGIFEAFYNSVKPIQLVQYTIDVVPSGKIPSGRTEIPFELPLKPRGTKSLYETYHGVFVNIQYLIRCDIKRSFLAKDVSKSLEFIVEDKVPPKIEKEPSKSVSFKIMPESLQNTRDRTNVPRFCISGKLDSLYCKVSEPLSGEVVIEHCEAIIKSIELQLVRVETCGCAEGYSRDATEIQNIQIGEGNVCTNLPIPIYMIFPRLFTCPTLSTSNFKVEFEVNLIVIFEDDYLVTENFPIILSRY, translated from the exons atgtcaataaatattgatattaaattaaagCGAGCAAGCAAAATATATCATGAAGGG GAAATAGTTTCtggttttatattattaaaaactaaTTCAGATGTTAAACACGATGGAATATTTCTAAGTATGGAAGGTTCGGTTAATTTACAACTTAGTTCCAAAAATTTTGGTATCTTTGAAGCTTTTTATAATTCTGTGAAG CCGATACAATTAGTTCAGTATACTATAGATGTAGTTCCAAGTGGAAAAATACCGAGTGGTAGAACAGAAATACCGTTTGAACTGCCATTGAAGCCTAGAGGAACCAAATCTTTATACGAAACATACCACGGAGTGTTTGTAAATATACAGTATCTTATCCGTTGTGATATAAAGAGAAGTTTTTTGGCAAAAGATGTAAGCAAGTCTCTAGAGTTCATAGTGGAAGATAAAGTGCCTCCAAAGATAGAGAAGGAACCTAGTAAATCAGTGTCTTTTAAAATTATGCCAGAGTCTTTGCAGAATACAAGAGATAGAACTAATGTTCCTAGATTTTGTATTTCAGGAAAACTAGATTCATTATACTGTAAAGTTTCTGAACCACTGTCGGGAGAG GTTGTAATCGAACATTGCGAAGCTATAATAAAATCTATTGAATTGCAATTAGTCAGAGTGGAGACATGCGGATGCGCAGAGGGATATTCTAGAGATG ctACGGAAATACAGAATATACAAATCGGAGAAGGCAATGTTTGTACAAATTTGCCTATACCGATATATATGATATTTCCAAGATTGTTCACATGTCCTACATTAAGTACAAGTAATTTTAAAGTCG AATTTGAGGTAAATCTAATTGTAATATTCGAAGACGACTATTTAGTCACAGAAAATTTCCCCATTATATTGTCAAGATATTAA
- the LOC100883735 gene encoding protein mono-ADP-ribosyltransferase PARP16 isoform X3 → MDNKSNKQHIRDDKETEKKAQTKDVENRVAKDMNSDIVNATCVDTANQEDIKKKILSLKHLLEKDIKAADLKWSLFVAACNTYRYDTCLKPFPPMYIKNECKDIEALRRSIELIPPLAVIFDALSEPDVYDRYGTAIELLHWVLIRLRNPYIKSINKESYDSILRKVPSEMSVAAPNLIFQVASAKQSTSEEKWKMLAQGHTTFHAYHGSRLENFHSIIHYGLQQNMCKKSLFGNGIYLSSELGVSLPYSPVGYGWGGSMLGSEMSCIALCELVNRVDVKTGDSEDSARKAVTDSMGGRVPNKYYLVTNSELVRVRYLLVYSQEVQTTRCTDNKGLLAWFKQHKLLTFVLGYVVLLASVGLTHNKQVEKYYKLFVQKVGLE, encoded by the exons ATGGATAACAAAAGCAATAAGCAACATATTCGTGATGATAAAGAAACAGAGAAGAAAGCTCAAACGAAAGATGTGGAAAACAGAGTCGCCAAAGACATGAATTCGGATATAGTAAATGCGACTTGTGTTGATACTGCGAATCAAGAAGATATTAAAAAGAAGATTTTATCGCTGAAGCATTTATTGGAAAAGGATATAAAAGCAGCCGATTTAAAATGGTCTTTGTTTGTAGCAGCTTGTAATACGTATCGCTATGATACTTGTTTAAAACCGTTTCCACCgatgtatattaaaaatgagtGCAAGGATATCGAAGCTTTG AGAAGATCTATAGAACTAATTCCTCCGTTGGCTGTAATATTCGACGCATTGTCAGAGCCAGATGTATATGATAGATACGGAACTGCCATAGAACTTTTACATTGGGTTTTAATACGTCTGAGAAATCCTTATATAAAAAGTATTAACAAAGAATCA TATGATTCGATACTGAGGAAAGTACCTTCAGAAATGTCAGTCGCTGcaccaaatttaatatttcaagttgCAAGCGCGAAGCAATCTACTTCGGAAGAGAAATGGAAAATGCTTGCCCAAGGACATACAACTTTTCATGCTTATCATGGTAGTCGATTGGAGAATTTTCATTCCATTATACATTATGGTCTACAACAAAATATGTGTAAG AAATCATTATTTGGTAATGGAATATATCTTTCAAGTGAATTAGGTGTAAGCTTACCATATAGCCCTGTAGGCTATGGATGGGGAGGTAGTATGCTTGGAAGCGAGATGAGTTGTATAGCTTTATGTGAACTTGTCAATCGTGTAGATGTGAAAACTGGAGATTCAG AAGATAGCGCTCGTAAAGCGGTTACGGATTCTATGGGTGGAAGAGTTCCAAATAAGTATTATTTGGTTACGAATAGCGAATTGGTAAGAGTACGTTATCTTCTTGTTTATAGTCAAGAAGTACAAACAACAAG gTGTACCGATAATAAAGGATTATTAGCATGGTTCAAACAACATAAATTATTGACATTTGTGCTCGGTTATGTAGTATTATTGGCATCGGTTGGATTGACTCATAATAAACAagtagaaaaatattataaattatttgtacagAAAGTTGGACTGGAGTAA
- the LOC100883735 gene encoding protein mono-ADP-ribosyltransferase PARP16 isoform X1, translated as MSTMPVLDCKLDSSLIMDNKSNKQHIRDDKETEKKAQTKDVENRVAKDMNSDIVNATCVDTANQEDIKKKILSLKHLLEKDIKAADLKWSLFVAACNTYRYDTCLKPFPPMYIKNECKDIEALRRSIELIPPLAVIFDALSEPDVYDRYGTAIELLHWVLIRLRNPYIKSINKESYDSILRKVPSEMSVAAPNLIFQVASAKQSTSEEKWKMLAQGHTTFHAYHGSRLENFHSIIHYGLQQNMCKKSLFGNGIYLSSELGVSLPYSPVGYGWGGSMLGSEMSCIALCELVNRVDVKTGDSEDSARKAVTDSMGGRVPNKYYLVTNSELVRVRYLLVYSQEVQTTRCTDNKGLLAWFKQHKLLTFVLGYVVLLASVGLTHNKQVEKYYKLFVQKVGLE; from the exons ATTAGATTCATCGTTAATAATGGATAACAAAAGCAATAAGCAACATATTCGTGATGATAAAGAAACAGAGAAGAAAGCTCAAACGAAAGATGTGGAAAACAGAGTCGCCAAAGACATGAATTCGGATATAGTAAATGCGACTTGTGTTGATACTGCGAATCAAGAAGATATTAAAAAGAAGATTTTATCGCTGAAGCATTTATTGGAAAAGGATATAAAAGCAGCCGATTTAAAATGGTCTTTGTTTGTAGCAGCTTGTAATACGTATCGCTATGATACTTGTTTAAAACCGTTTCCACCgatgtatattaaaaatgagtGCAAGGATATCGAAGCTTTG AGAAGATCTATAGAACTAATTCCTCCGTTGGCTGTAATATTCGACGCATTGTCAGAGCCAGATGTATATGATAGATACGGAACTGCCATAGAACTTTTACATTGGGTTTTAATACGTCTGAGAAATCCTTATATAAAAAGTATTAACAAAGAATCA TATGATTCGATACTGAGGAAAGTACCTTCAGAAATGTCAGTCGCTGcaccaaatttaatatttcaagttgCAAGCGCGAAGCAATCTACTTCGGAAGAGAAATGGAAAATGCTTGCCCAAGGACATACAACTTTTCATGCTTATCATGGTAGTCGATTGGAGAATTTTCATTCCATTATACATTATGGTCTACAACAAAATATGTGTAAG AAATCATTATTTGGTAATGGAATATATCTTTCAAGTGAATTAGGTGTAAGCTTACCATATAGCCCTGTAGGCTATGGATGGGGAGGTAGTATGCTTGGAAGCGAGATGAGTTGTATAGCTTTATGTGAACTTGTCAATCGTGTAGATGTGAAAACTGGAGATTCAG AAGATAGCGCTCGTAAAGCGGTTACGGATTCTATGGGTGGAAGAGTTCCAAATAAGTATTATTTGGTTACGAATAGCGAATTGGTAAGAGTACGTTATCTTCTTGTTTATAGTCAAGAAGTACAAACAACAAG gTGTACCGATAATAAAGGATTATTAGCATGGTTCAAACAACATAAATTATTGACATTTGTGCTCGGTTATGTAGTATTATTGGCATCGGTTGGATTGACTCATAATAAACAagtagaaaaatattataaattatttgtacagAAAGTTGGACTGGAGTAA
- the LOC100883735 gene encoding protein mono-ADP-ribosyltransferase PARP16 isoform X2, giving the protein MSTMPVLDCKLDSSLIMDNKSNKQHIRDDKETEKKAQTKDVENRVAKDMNSDIVNATCVDTANQEDIKKKILSLKHLLEKDIKAADLKWSLFVAACNTYRYDTCLKPFPPMYIKNECKDIEALRRSIELIPPLAVIFDALSEPDVYDRYGTAIELLHWVLIRLRNPYIKSINKESYDSILRKVPSEMSVAAPNLIFQVASAKQSTSEEKWKMLAQGHTTFHAYHGSRLENFHSIIHYGLQQNMCKKSLFGNGIYLSSELGVSLPYSPVGYGWGGSMLGSEMSCIALCELVNRVDVKTGDSDSARKAVTDSMGGRVPNKYYLVTNSELVRVRYLLVYSQEVQTTRCTDNKGLLAWFKQHKLLTFVLGYVVLLASVGLTHNKQVEKYYKLFVQKVGLE; this is encoded by the exons ATTAGATTCATCGTTAATAATGGATAACAAAAGCAATAAGCAACATATTCGTGATGATAAAGAAACAGAGAAGAAAGCTCAAACGAAAGATGTGGAAAACAGAGTCGCCAAAGACATGAATTCGGATATAGTAAATGCGACTTGTGTTGATACTGCGAATCAAGAAGATATTAAAAAGAAGATTTTATCGCTGAAGCATTTATTGGAAAAGGATATAAAAGCAGCCGATTTAAAATGGTCTTTGTTTGTAGCAGCTTGTAATACGTATCGCTATGATACTTGTTTAAAACCGTTTCCACCgatgtatattaaaaatgagtGCAAGGATATCGAAGCTTTG AGAAGATCTATAGAACTAATTCCTCCGTTGGCTGTAATATTCGACGCATTGTCAGAGCCAGATGTATATGATAGATACGGAACTGCCATAGAACTTTTACATTGGGTTTTAATACGTCTGAGAAATCCTTATATAAAAAGTATTAACAAAGAATCA TATGATTCGATACTGAGGAAAGTACCTTCAGAAATGTCAGTCGCTGcaccaaatttaatatttcaagttgCAAGCGCGAAGCAATCTACTTCGGAAGAGAAATGGAAAATGCTTGCCCAAGGACATACAACTTTTCATGCTTATCATGGTAGTCGATTGGAGAATTTTCATTCCATTATACATTATGGTCTACAACAAAATATGTGTAAG AAATCATTATTTGGTAATGGAATATATCTTTCAAGTGAATTAGGTGTAAGCTTACCATATAGCCCTGTAGGCTATGGATGGGGAGGTAGTATGCTTGGAAGCGAGATGAGTTGTATAGCTTTATGTGAACTTGTCAATCGTGTAGATGTGAAAACTGGAGATTCAG ATAGCGCTCGTAAAGCGGTTACGGATTCTATGGGTGGAAGAGTTCCAAATAAGTATTATTTGGTTACGAATAGCGAATTGGTAAGAGTACGTTATCTTCTTGTTTATAGTCAAGAAGTACAAACAACAAG gTGTACCGATAATAAAGGATTATTAGCATGGTTCAAACAACATAAATTATTGACATTTGTGCTCGGTTATGTAGTATTATTGGCATCGGTTGGATTGACTCATAATAAACAagtagaaaaatattataaattatttgtacagAAAGTTGGACTGGAGTAA